CCTTGGAGTGAAAGTGTAAATAATcattaattgaaattatttttattctgttttGGAAACCAGATGTAAATATTCGTCGGATAAAAAGGCTATCACAatattcacccacctgaagatgctatggCGATACCGAAACACTTGTCGtggtttgaaactcaatttgtggAAATTATATAATCTGTGTTAAGTTCATGATTCATTCTGACTGAACAATTACTTTCCTCAAATTATCAGCATATGAGTTCTGGCAGCGATAGAAAAGGCTTTTTACCACTAATATTCTTATTCAGTggtgaaaaaacaataatatgaaTTTGGGCTGCGTCCACACTGTATAGAAATTATAAATCAGAACTGCaccataaatattaaaaaaaaaagaatatattaTCATCTTTCTGTTATTTGTGGAATCATTTACGGCAGTACGATAGtagaatgaaaaatgaatctATAACTCACCTTAATTGAATATTAGAACTAATCTAATTCAGTCTCAAAACACAGTCTATACAACGGTTTGCTGTGCAAAATCTAAATAGGATTCACGGTGTTCTTTTATTTGGAATTTTAAGCTTGGGCGAAAAAAATCGCGTGTAAGAAAAATTTCTTCTAGTATCAAACGTATATCTAGTCGGAAGCCAATGCACAAATTTATCTAATATCCGAAATCATTAAAGGCGCCGCCGTCCTATCAAAATCGTAAATATATCAGTCGACCCCTCGCGgtagtagaaattttttttgcaacttatTTTGGATATAACTCATCAAGTTTGTCGGCATTCTCTCTTATGAGCGTTATCCTGTTACCGATCGTTGTTTGGTTTCGAGGGGGCTTCTTCGATATTTCAGaaaggatttttattttcaattctccaaTCCAATCATACATAATTGTTTCCGGAAAGGGGTGCAAGATATAACCAAGTTTCCATATTCTCATTCTATAGAAATATACGAGGGGGCTCATAAATTTTCGAGATTCATATTATTTTATGTATCAATGATCAAAAAGTAATTTTCGGATGATATGATTCATGAAAGACACATTTATATAATGCTACCGGGTCGCCTATGGCGCCCCTAAAGACTCGGCGCCCCTGGGCCCTGCCTATCTTGCCCCTGAGGGCGGCGCGGCCCTGCTTACACTGACTTGTTAATTATAGATTGAGGGATAATTTCAGAGGAGCATGTATTTATCTTGAAATTTGGGATTTGTATAAGAAAAAAtgtaaattattgaattcataattATCATAATGTATATTATTTGTTACAAAATatcgttaaaaaaaattttaaatgaatattttataacttctacaaaggaaagctgGAATTTTATCCAGCAACAATTTCATATTCTTTTTGTTTCATATGTTGGGGAAGAAAAGCCATCAAAAGTTTTGTACATCATATtagtttttgatgaattgtTTTTTATAAGATTGGTCACCAAAATCGTCAAATTCAACTCTGTTGAAATAACTGAAGTTGCATCAATTAATTCACCATGAATTAATCTAATCAATGAAATATACATTATATTCATCAAAGTGTTTCATTATCTTCTCTTCGAAAAAGGCGCCAACACAATTTGTCACCGTCAATGTTTTAGTGCTTCACAGCGCCACCTGGCCTACTTGCAGTTTTTCGGGGACACTTTTCGTTACACTAGTTTGTTCTCtttctctctaccctccataaaaTGGCGATAACAAATCGTTTTTTTCTAAATACCACTGTAGACGTTTGTTCATGATTCTCTCCAGTACTTTGCACATGGTACAAGTTAATAAGATCAGTCTGTATGActttagatcatttttattctgtTTTAGAATTGGTATAATTGTAGCTCCTCTCCAAGTTTCTGGAAACACATTATCATGTGAGattttattatatatatcaAGTAATATTGATTTTCCTGTTTTCGGTAAATTTCTAATAAAAGCATAAGCTATATTAACATGCCCGGGGCTGGAATCAGGAGTTTGTCCTAATGTGTCTTCTAGTTCCTCACATGTGATTTGCAAGTTCAATTGATTATCTTCATCATCTTCACAATTATATGGTTGGAGTTCCCCTTTTCGTTTATGTTCTAGAAATGAGTCCCTGTAGTTGGAATCGCTAGAGTTACTTTCATAGATGTTTGCGAACTTTTCAGCAATTTCTTCTTTGTTGGATATGACTTTATCTTCAGATATTATATAGGGAATGTCATTAGATACAGCGTTGCCCTTTAATTGTTTGACTTTTCTCCATATCTCAGATGCATTGGTACTAGTAGTGATTGAGGAAACATAGTTCTTCCAGGAGTTTTTTCTGCTTTCTTTAATTATATAGCGTGCTTCAGcgcataattttttatattctactACTACTGCTCTTTTTAGTTGctgatttatatttttcattccaCCAGGGCACTCTACGTTTTCTGTTACCTGACCAAAATAATTTCTGAATCGATTCGTTTGCTGCTTGATTTAGGAGCATAGTGAATTGAGTAGTGACATGTTTGCCTTTAAATCAACTGAAGTTATGTGTtgtggcggatttaccatagaggctgagtAGGCTGAAGCCTAGGGAGGCAGATTTTAGGAGGcggcaaatttggggacaattttgttttaacccattatagaaactgaaatacttgtatttcaaatctattttaatatctaagtatctacatctgattttcccgacatataaaaaaaactgaacaagtagtGAATCATTATTTTGCCCTGCATGATTATTATTTTCCTGTTTCCCTCTTATTTCGACTCTTAACTGAAACTTCGTGAGggtaaaaaatttttggtgattctgaatcgttgggatgtgtttcttcggttcctacgaaaacacaattcaagaaatgtttgtccaaATTTCGATATAGCAGTTCGCACCTATGGCTCTATGTATACACCATCGACAAATGGTTCGGGTGAGAGaagctttttttgcttgaaaaaggtGAAAACTTAGGTACCTAAGAACCACATTAAGGCAAGAAAAGCTGAACGCTTCGGTTTTTTTGTGTAAAGAGTCAAAactaatgaacaaaatttcatatgatgaCATACGAGATGACATAGCagaaagatattttaacagcgggtttcataaaactttgattttgcgatcaacgatttgacattcACTTGATtgctaaaacgaaatcactgaaaccttttcatttttgaatatattgaacaagtagcaaTGGAGAATAATTTATTGGAcctataaacatcataatttgatgcgagaataatATTCTAAATGATCTTGACTGTGATTTCGTGCTAAAATTCacggtataaaaaaataatcatgatGATAGCGTCTGTCGTAAAGGCTGGAATCATTTCTGAACTAGAATTTATCTAGTAAGCGGATGTAATTTTGATATGACAACTGACTAGTTTCGATTAACTTTTAACgaacgttcatttcattatagaaattgaaaaaccgTCTAAGGTCTGGCATATATGAGCGACATTATTACGGGAGAAGGTTCCCGATGCTGGCAGGCAAACAGCACTAATGGAAATATTCCACCcgcaaaacaaaaaatataacgAATTTCCGATGGAAGGCGTACGTCCGAGAAAGACGTGCTGAAACGTTTTCTCTCGAAGATCAAACTTCACGCTGCCTGGCCAACAGCGTATGATATTGGGAAGAAGCAGTCTCCCGAATATCGAAGGATTCGCAAACGGTGAGAGTGCAAAGTGCTCGACATgcgaaaaatcagaaaattatTGATGTTGCTTGATAGCATCGTACACAGAGCTGTCTCCCAAATATACAAATtcataaaatcaaattgaaaatatatttaatttcttttgaaatgaaAGTATGAATTTCTTTGAATTCCAGCGGGTTTCCCACAGCTGAATGATTAGAGTGTGGTTTGTTATTCTCTAAGCAAGTACCAAACCTAACGATCTGACCCTTTTTAGGAGGTGAAGAAGGAGCGAGGTATGGTCCAAGCCTCATGCCTGGTGGAAATAAAGAGGCTTGGCCTTATATCAAGGATATATTTCAAAGTATTTCCGCGAAAGCCGATGGACAACCATGCTGTGATTGGGTTGGAAACGATGGTGCTGGGCATTTTGTGAAGATGGTACACAATGGAATTGAGTATGGGGATATGCAGTTGATTGGAGAAGTGTATGATCTTATGTTGGCTTTAGAAATGGGTCAAGAGGAAATGGCTAACACTTTTGAGGAATGGAATGAGGGAGAACTTGATagttttttaattgaaataacAAAAGATATATTAAGATATAAGGATGACAAAGGTATAAAATATACTTTCAATACAAGTAACCACTttagtttgaaaaaaatttctcttataccaaaattaatgtttcattctAGGTTATTCatgcaaaatattatttttcaggaGAATATTTACTGCCGAAAATAAGAGACTCTGCAGGGCAGAAAGGGACCGGCAAATGGACAGCTATTGCTGCCCTCAATTATGGAGTTCCAGTCACTTTGATAGGGGAAGCTGTTTTCAGCAGATGTCTGTCATCTCTTAAAGGGGAAAGACAAAATGCCTGTAAATTACTCCCGAAACCATCAACCTGTAAATTTTCTGGAGACAAAAAGCATTTTCTAGAAAATCTGAGACAAGTATATATACTAAAAGAGGTCTTATCAATTCATATCaattttgtaatattttccTACAGGCTCTTTATGCAAGCAAAATTGTATCGTATGCTCAAGGGTTTATGCTTATGAGAGAAGCAGCCAAGGTCCATAAGTGGAATCTAGATTACGGTTCAATAGCACTCATGTGGCGTGGAGGTTGCATCATCAGATCAGTTTTCTTAGGTCAAATAAAACTTGCCTTTGATAAAGATAAAAATTTGAGTTCATTATTGTTGGCACCATTCTTTATTGATGCAATATCTAAAGCACAAACTGGCTGGAGGAATGTGATCGCTACTGCTGTTACTCTAGGTGAGCAATATCAATCATGCCTTATTACTTCAGATGAGAAAGACACCGTTTGTTGAGTCATTGGAAGATCATCATTTTAAACCGAAATTTGAATTAAGAAATggattttataataataaatttaatgAATATAATAATGAGCAAAGCagattttctttatttattattattcacagACATAAAATACGCTTCTTAATTCAAATTTCCGCTGATTTCGCATCCGCTCCCTGCATATGTCGCTAAATGTCGACTATGTCATGAGTAATGGGTAAAACAAAGATTAGATCTTCTTTGGGGTGAAAAGGATCTTGATGATTACTAAAATTGAATGTTGTTTCCTTACCACCTAACAATCTTTAACCCTCGCGAACATTAAAACGTTCGCAAAGAGACCTCTACTAACTCTCCTAACCAACCCTATAACTTTCCAACTAGCAAATCCTTCAGCGCGATCTCCAGGTCATTGTCTCTTGGTGCGGACATTGGATTCTTCCTGACAACGTGGACAAGAGTTGTGTTCTCCACATCGGAAGGAGCAACCCTTGCACATAATACACTCTGGACAGAAAGTCCTTCAGATGTGTAACCAGCCACTGCGACCTCGATCTGATTCATGAGAATATTGCGCTTGTTTTCCAGAAGCCGCTACCAACAGTACAGAATGAAGCTTGTTAAGCACACAtattggtttttattttttatgtatatGGGAGGTGTGTGACAAAGAAGATCGTCAATCACTCAAAAATTACTGTTGATATGGTCTCATTCCAAATAATACAAATTGTATACTGATCTATGgcgtgaaaaaaaattggaaacttTTTCGCTTCCCTAACGTTTACGTACACGTCCTATGTGTCAGGCAATCAAATGGTcaaaattcttcaaatataCATCCATATAACTTCAAAAAGAAGTGAGACAATTGCACATTGCACATGTGAAACGTTTGCGGAAACAATACAATTGGGGTtatatcacagaacacaaatacaGAAGAACATGAATGTAGAGTCCGACCGAACTTTCGGTTTCGTTTTCGGTTTCGGCCAAAAAAACAGGTTTCGGCTCAGTTTCGTTTTCGGCCAAAATCCAGCCGAAACTAGAGCCGTAACCGAAACTGACTTCGGTGCAGCTGCGCTGCTAAGAGTTATCCATAGAATTGTTACTCTTTCGTTATTCATCGCGTATGCGCTCATTGTAATTGTCCTCGCTGGATGATATCGAATCATTTGCGTGACTGGTCTCAGCGCAGCGAACTTTGCATTAGTGCTGTTTGCTGCTAAATTTCGGTACGGCTATCATGACCTATAAATTACAACATTATCTCGAAACGATAGAAGAAGACGAAGACAAAAGTCTCATTTTCTATTGGTTTCATTCACAtaatgtatatgaaataaaatctacaatatcatTCACGTTGTCGTCAATAGCGGATTTGCAACCCGCTAGGCCCTTAGCCCTGTTGAATTTagtcaaattattttcacctaCTCTGTTTTTGTCACGAACAGCCGCCCTATCAGGCCTACTTTTGGCCTTAAGGCAAATCCGCCACTGGTTGTCGTTAAATAACGTTGAATAAAGATCTCTACAGCTTTTTTGATCGGCATTGACAAGATAGTCATCAAAATGAGCAAAATTTAGAAGATATTCTCTTTTCCTAAAGTTGAAAGAATATTCTCGtacaattaaaaataattctgtttgcattcTTCATTTCATGTTTTCCACTAGTGTGTGTAATTCGAAGTTTAATGAAATTGGAAAGATATGGAAGGAATTACTCATTTCATTTCGACATTTTTTTAAAACCACAAATTATTCActggattcaaaaaataattatatgtttatttatttatattgattatCTGTTTTAAGATCAGATTATCGAGATTATTATTAtgtaactgaaaaataatgactgatcatgatgaattttcttccacGGAAACATGGCATTATTGAAGTTTCGGTTTCGTTTTCGGCCGAAACTGAGACCGCAGCCGAAATTCGGTTTCGGTTTCGGCCGTAAAAACTAGTTTCGGTCGGACCCTACATGAATGATTCTTTTTCTTCGTACGATCAAACAGAACCAATTGAAACATTGCGGACAATTTTATCCTGTTCGCATGTCAACATAAAGGAATATATAATACTGATATTTTCAATGCCTTTTCTGAAATTCATCACATTTTTAGTTCTTTTTATATGATACATTTCTAAGAAAGATCGTTTATTTAAATTCCTTTCAAATTCCAATATTTTGGTCGAATTGTAATCTATTTCATGTTTGGTCTTTCTACAGTGCTCAGCAAGGGTACAAATTCTTTTGGGATTCTTAATGTCGCTTTTGCGTTGAAAGTGTCTTCTTTACCTGCTGGGAGGTTTGGCCTATGTAGCCCAAATTACATGACAAGCATGTACATGGTATAGTACATGGTATACAACCTCCCAACAGGTAAAGGAGAGACTTACTCAACACAAAAGCGACATTAAGAATCCCAAAAAAATTTGTGCCCTTGCTGAGCACTGTAGAAAGACCAAACATTAAATGGATTACAACTCGACCAAAATATTGGAATTTGAAAGGAATTCAAATAAACGATCTTTCTCAGAAATGTTTCATATAAAAAGAACtaaaaatttttgatttgatttgatatatacaggatgtcccaaaactagcgaatcaaacgtcacaccatgatagagtagatcaaatactatcgaatgacaccaacattagttgagcgaaaatttaccgtttccaaaaaaactaacctgaaattgtgccgattttcggtctatttttctaatcacggggccaatttgtgattcgTGATTAAGGACACcatttttctcccatattatcacccctatagagggggtttattctgaataatataaattatgtagaaaaaacaattgttttaatttacatttacttgggttttcgattaactacttggaataattttaattcggtgtgataaaacaataatctaggattaatatgatttaaaatcgctatcctttgtcacaaactggccctgtaatttaaaaaaatagttcgaaaatcggcaactttaggtattttcataaaattctgattattttggaaacggtacattttcgatGAACTAATATATATATGAATTTAAATTATAAGAgtctttgaaattattattgtaGAATTCTCAGGGTAAAACGACTCGTTTTTTGGAGGGATCTGAAGTGAAACTCTTAACGCCATCAGATTTCAAGTGACAGACATGGAAAACCATATAAGTGTCTGCTTCTTCGTGACCTGGAAACGTTAACAATGGATCCGATGATCGTTGAATTTTACCttgttcaacttcatatttgtggcattccatatagtttacgaaaactgttttattcccaaTCCACGATGCCATGAGATCATTTAACCAATCGTCTATTGAAAATTCAACGAGCGCTTCTTTGAAATAAGTgtggtgggtgcgggcgtgggagacggcggaacttgggaaaaaatgcaaaatttcaagtgatttcatcagggctgaaattttctatatgtaatattgatgttaatcagaaacataatagtgaagtcagccgatcggaGGAGGGTGTATAATACTTCAGTCGAGCAGTCTTCGTTCATTTACATTTACAGAAAATCAaatgatttcatcccgaatgaaaacacctccatatgatttcttacatatatggaaatataaaaatgaccgtcggctgcgtgtctagcgggggaaagaccgtcattatttattatcagaatcttttcattttcttttttaaaatacaAGCAATAATCATATTTGCATCTTTTAAAATttagttcagttaaaaattcatttAAGCATTCATACCAGGCACGTGGGCTTTCTTTTAAACCATATAATGATTTttttaacaaataaaatttttcaggaTCATTTTCATATCCTGTTGGCTGTTTTACATATACTTCTGATAAAATTTTGCCGTTTGAAAATGCAGTCTCTACATCCATTTGATGTATTTCTAATGAGTTTTGACAACAATAAGACAACAATAATCTGAGAGTTGGCATTCCAGCAACTGGAGAATAGGTATCATCTAAGCAATCAGTTTGCTGGAATCCTCTGACCACTAACCTCGCTTTGTATTCATGGTCGCTCTTCTTCTTGTAGATCCATTTCACATCGAGTACCTTTTTCACTTTGGATGGCTTGtcaactatactgcattcaaatttattttagcagtcggttggccatgaaataattttctcaagtttttgtaactagaacgaagttaggttggcactcatgaaatgtcgttaatgtcataacgccgttgccacaactaatatcaatttttattacgaaaatgccgaaagtgattgaaaaatgagccaggttttcaggaagtgctatttagaattcaggtccgctcattcaaatagttataccctgatattctaaaatccacaatacgtcagacgctagcgaacaaatcaatgtaagagaatttatataataggCCTGTTCGTAGTGTGGtacacaacggttgtgaactgtacagagcaagcgcaaatggattttcgctaccctaaaatggaattgcgcttgctctgtacagttcacaaccgttgcaaaccactctacgaacaaacctaaggtttcatctgaatctaaacgacttaaatttcagctggatatttccacaatcagaaagattgtgaatgaagagggtgatcgagaatttccttctattgggagacccaaaaaagtggtggcatttgagaatgttatgtttgagtgaattaatgcgaaaagtttactacaggattttcgataaatgtcatcggagaataagttccctaaaatggatttttctatttttcatttgacttgtcctatacaatgtaaatgtcttaaggtactaataaatacctaattattattattacatcaatttattaagatgaatagccacaaatacgcgcaagttgccctgttacttgtttattcatgtgaaattcttgttcaacggtgaagttgcatctcaaCTTGAaagttccttcaattccttttactcatattgatgcaacatgatttttgttgaagaattcatcattcttgtaattatctgttaattacttcgggagatacttatttccaaccactgcatcatatgcatgtcatcttcgggttaatatttttgaaatctacaaatgatgtgagccaaagaagataacgaacatttactctcctcaagctagtgcatataatggtattatactgatctcttgtattttccatgcaaataactggatttggtatgccttcaatcagtttgtataaacttcaattatgttcgtcacatattttccgaagagattcgacattgtgataatatacgtaataacagaaacttttacgtagaacgggcaacatagcgttgatttaaaacccaaaaatgttttgacaagcttcataaccccacattttcgtactatacagagtgaaatgtgtcaaatttccatggccaaccgactgctaaaataaaattgaatgaagtatagtgtCCAGGTTTTATTTTCAGCCAGACTGTTCATTTCACGGTCCATAGCCCTCTTCCATTCGTTGGCATCTTTACAGGTTATCGCCTCCTGAAAATTAACTGGTGTAAGAGCATTACAATAATTTACATTTATACAATAATATCCAAATTCTTCATCAAATCGCAATGGTGGCTGAGCATTTCTTTTTGGTCTTCTTTCTTCCTCCTTGTCTTCAGGTTGGAATTTTTCTTGGCTTTTTACATCAACTGGGTGATTTTCTTCCGTTTGCTCATCTTCTTCTTCATCATCAAAACCACATAGAGTTACATCTTCTTCTATTATATCCTTGCAATTATGATTTTATTGTTGATCAGCACTCTATAACCTGTGTCGGTGTATCCCAAAAGTGTTCCCATTTCTGCCTTCTTATCCCATTTTgattttcttctttcttctagTATTCGTACAAAGACATTGCTGCCACACATTCTCAGATACTTTACTGTTGGTTTCCTCCGGAAAAAGATTTCAAATGGAGTTTTCTTTTTAATCGTATTTGTCAAGATTCTATTCTTCAGGTATGCTGCCGTCTTTATTATTTCTGGCCAGTACCTTCTTTCAACCTTGGCTTCTGATAATAAACACCTTCCCATATCCATCAACGACCTGTTAAACCTTTCTGCGGTTCCATTTAATTCGTGTACGTATGCTGGACAaggttttattattattccctTCTATTttgcaaaattgaaaattctagcATTCATATACTCCTTACCATTGTCACATCGCagtttttttatagtttttccagTAAGATTTTGTAACTCATTTACATACTGTTTTAAATGATCATAGACTTCATCCTTTGCCCGGATACAATAAACCTTGACAAGCTTGCTGTAATCATCTATGAAGcttaaaaagtatttttcaccACAGTTACCTGTTGTTTGATGGGGCCCATTTAAATCTGTATGTACAATTTGCAAAATATCGTCTGCTCCCCTGCGGTTGTTACTGAAAGGGATGttatgcatttcattttggaTGCATGTTGCACATTTTAAATAATCTGGTTCAATTTCTTTGGGTAATCCATCCAATGATTCATTTCAACACATCACTTCTAAATTATTAAAGTTTATATGTCCTAGTGTACGATGCAGTTTTTCTTTGGTGGTCATCTTACTTTTACACACATTTGCTTCTAGTATTTCTTCATTTGTATAACATTTCATTTTATACAAATTCTCATCCTTTACAGCGATAGCTACTACCTTACCATATTGGTTATGTATTCTTGACAGTTTTCCTTTAGACACAATTGAATTTCTTTCTGTAATTTTAGAATAACTTAATAAATTTGCCTTCATttctttcacataaaaaatattttttaaatttacttCGGATATTTCGCCATATACTAAGAAATAAGCTTTTATATTAACAACTTTTGTAGCCTCAAGTATACGTCCATCACCAACTTTGactttcaaagttttcttcaaTGTCTCACATGtgtcaaaatattcatctgTGTTGATGATATGATCTGTGCAACCGCTGTCAAGCAACCATTCTATCTGTACGTTTTATTGTACTCCTTCTCACTCACTTTTGTGTTGTTTGAAATGATTGTGTGGAAACTActtccatattcaaatttatcaTATCTTCGTTGATTGTTTGAACCATTTCCTCGGCCTCTACATCCGAAATATCCTCGACCTCTGCCTCTGGTTCGacaatttcttttgaaatgtcCGGGTTTTCCACATTTGTAGCATTTCTGTGACACTGTTATTGCTTCTGTTTGAAATACATTTGAACTATCATTTGGAGCTCCACTAGATTTTTCTTCCACGTTTCTCAACTTTATCTTGCTTTTTAGATAATCAACAGTTCTTTCCTTCTCTGGTAATACGTCGATCAAATCACCAATATGACTATAATTTGGTGGAAGTGCTTTCAACATATAATTTAGTTTCTCATGTTCTGTTATAACCGCACCTGCCTGCTTCAATTCATTTACTGCTTTTTCGAAATCATCGAAAAATAGGTTCACCTCTTCATAATTTTTAAGTTTTATGTTCTCAAGGTTGTGTCCCAAGAAAATTgtcacaataaaaaaattactacAGCATTCTATATCAAAAACAAACATTTTGTTTCCCACAAAAGTTCAAGACTTGTACGTGGGCAGTACATATCAAAAACCAGCAACCTGCACAAGAATTGCGTGCACACAACTAAGAAGAGAGAAAAaactaacaaaaaattacaACTTATATACTCCAGCTGCTTATTGGATATGGCGCTGTAGATATAGTTCGTTGCCTGAATATCTCGTTCGTCCCATTTATTATCGTCGGCGCTGGTTTTCGCTCGCATCACGACGTCCTTGCACTTTTTAAATTGTAAGAATTTGAATATGCGTATTTTCCAGTTAGAGTTGT
The nucleotide sequence above comes from Coccinella septempunctata chromosome 4, icCocSept1.1, whole genome shotgun sequence. Encoded proteins:
- the LOC123312498 gene encoding 6-phosphogluconate dehydrogenase, decarboxylating; translated protein: MGDADIGLIGLAVMGQNLILNMADHGFKVVAYNRSVEKVHHFLANEAKGKNIVGAESIVDLLSKLRSPRCVMLLVKAGAAVDSFIDQLVPHLSKGDIIIDGGNSEYADTQRRTQELSMKGIRFVGSGVSGGEEGARYGPSLMPGGNKEAWPYIKDIFQSISAKADGQPCCDWVGNDGAGHFVKMVHNGIEYGDMQLIGEVYDLMLALEMGQEEMANTFEEWNEGELDSFLIEITKDILRYKDDKGEYLLPKIRDSAGQKGTGKWTAIAALNYGVPVTLIGEAVFSRCLSSLKGERQNACKLLPKPSTCKFSGDKKHFLENLRQALYASKIVSYAQGFMLMREAAKVHKWNLDYGSIALMWRGGCIIRSVFLGQIKLAFDKDKNLSSLLLAPFFIDAISKAQTGWRNVIATAVTLGVPTPALSTALAFYDGYRSERLPANLLQAQRDYFGAHTYELLGQEGKFVHTNWTGKGGNVSASTYHV